Proteins from a single region of Pseudarthrobacter sp. NIBRBAC000502772:
- the secD gene encoding protein translocase subunit SecD, with the protein MARTGPNNSGLRVLVWLGVVLAVLTAVLAGGTLAGQASWAPKLALDLEGGTQMILAPKVEGGSDINEEQLNQAVAIIRQRVDGSGVAEAEISTQSGRNVVVSLPGTPTKETRDLIQASADMNFRPVLLNGDGAPVPTESLTPEDQLPKPTAEPANGSDINWITADIYRQFETMDCNNPAPESPEASDPAKPLVTCEPATDTTPAIKYILGPVEVKGGNIVTSSFQLQQGAQGAVTNDWAVNIQFDDEGTAKFKTVTERLNQFYVAAGGETGNDPKAQFAIVLDDQVISAPRSLAVITDGRPQITGGFTEQTAKVLSDQLRFGALPISFEIQSDQQISATLGGEQLRMGLLAGIIGLLLVVVYSLFQYRALGLVTIASLVVAGALTYLAIALLGWTENYRLSLAGVAGLIVAIGQTADSFIVYFERIRDELREGRGLVSAVENGWKRAKRTVLASKAVNLLAALVLYFVAVGNVRGFAFTLGLTAIADLIVVFMFTHPTLQVLARTKFFGEGHRLSGLDPKRLGVLPLYRGAGRLRTPEAKPSVVRAKNTGAVAEAERRMTIAERRLAEKQEQLTSSSKSAAKENK; encoded by the coding sequence ATGGCACGAACTGGCCCTAACAACTCAGGTCTGAGGGTACTGGTGTGGCTCGGCGTAGTCCTCGCCGTGCTGACCGCCGTCCTGGCCGGCGGCACCCTTGCCGGACAGGCAAGCTGGGCACCCAAGCTGGCGCTGGACCTCGAGGGTGGCACCCAGATGATCCTGGCGCCCAAGGTTGAGGGCGGTTCGGACATCAATGAAGAGCAGCTCAACCAGGCCGTAGCCATCATCCGCCAGCGTGTGGATGGTTCAGGTGTTGCCGAAGCGGAAATCAGCACGCAGTCCGGCCGCAACGTCGTGGTCAGCCTTCCGGGGACACCCACGAAGGAAACCCGGGACCTGATCCAGGCCTCCGCGGACATGAACTTCCGTCCGGTATTGCTGAACGGAGACGGCGCGCCCGTCCCCACGGAATCCCTCACCCCCGAAGACCAGCTTCCGAAGCCCACGGCAGAACCCGCCAACGGCAGCGATATCAACTGGATCACCGCGGACATCTACCGGCAGTTCGAAACCATGGACTGCAACAATCCTGCGCCGGAGAGCCCGGAAGCCTCCGATCCCGCCAAACCCCTGGTTACCTGCGAACCGGCAACGGACACCACGCCGGCCATCAAGTACATCCTGGGTCCGGTGGAGGTCAAGGGCGGCAACATTGTCACGTCCTCCTTCCAGCTCCAGCAGGGTGCGCAGGGCGCTGTGACCAACGACTGGGCCGTCAACATCCAGTTCGACGACGAAGGCACCGCCAAGTTCAAGACAGTCACCGAACGCCTGAACCAGTTCTACGTGGCAGCAGGCGGCGAGACCGGCAACGACCCGAAGGCGCAGTTTGCCATCGTTCTGGACGACCAGGTCATTTCCGCGCCGCGGTCCTTGGCCGTCATTACCGATGGACGTCCGCAGATCACCGGCGGCTTCACCGAACAGACCGCCAAGGTCCTTTCCGACCAGCTACGCTTCGGCGCGCTCCCCATCAGCTTCGAGATCCAAAGCGACCAGCAGATCTCCGCCACCTTGGGTGGCGAACAGCTGCGCATGGGCCTCCTTGCAGGCATCATCGGCTTGCTCCTGGTGGTGGTCTACTCACTCTTCCAGTACCGGGCCTTGGGCCTGGTGACCATTGCATCGCTGGTGGTGGCCGGTGCGCTCACTTATCTGGCCATTGCCCTCCTGGGCTGGACTGAAAACTACCGGCTTTCCCTTGCCGGCGTGGCCGGCCTCATCGTCGCCATCGGCCAGACCGCAGACTCGTTCATCGTCTACTTTGAACGTATCCGCGATGAACTCCGCGAAGGCCGTGGATTGGTCTCCGCCGTGGAGAACGGCTGGAAGCGGGCCAAGCGCACTGTGCTGGCCTCCAAGGCCGTGAACCTGCTGGCCGCGCTGGTGCTTTACTTTGTTGCCGTCGGCAACGTCCGCGGGTTCGCATTCACGCTCGGTCTGACGGCCATTGCCGACCTCATCGTGGTCTTTATGTTCACGCACCCCACCCTGCAGGTCCTGGCGCGCACCAAGTTCTTCGGGGAGGGCCACCGGCTCTCCGGCCTTGACCCCAAGCGGCTCGGTGTTTTGCCGCTCTACCGTGGCGCCGGACGCCTGCGCACGCCTGAGGCCAAGCCCTCCGTGGTCCGGGCCAAGAACACCGGGGCGGTCGCCGAGGCTGAACGACGCATGACCATCGCAGAACGCCGCCTCGCGGAAAAGCAGGAGCAGCTCACCAGCTCCTCCAAGAGCGCAGCCAAGGAGAACAAGTAA
- the yajC gene encoding preprotein translocase subunit YajC, producing MNIVLFAMLGIFIFMMFRRNKKTKEQQATLQSQFEPGVEVMTSFGLFGRIVSMDDAENKVVLELSPGNLATVHRQSVTKIVEPVEAETPVVPDDASALTTEEAGTPTASAETPDETLKRLNDEGKKDS from the coding sequence ATGAACATCGTCTTGTTCGCAATGCTCGGAATCTTTATCTTCATGATGTTCCGCCGCAACAAGAAGACCAAGGAGCAGCAGGCAACGCTGCAGTCCCAGTTCGAGCCTGGTGTAGAGGTCATGACAAGCTTCGGACTCTTTGGCCGGATTGTCTCCATGGACGACGCCGAGAACAAGGTTGTCCTGGAACTCTCGCCCGGGAACCTGGCCACCGTCCACCGCCAGTCAGTGACCAAGATCGTGGAGCCTGTCGAAGCCGAGACTCCGGTCGTCCCGGATGACGCCTCCGCCCTGACCACTGAAGAAGCGGGCACCCCGACGGCATCCGCCGAAACCCCGGACGAGACCCTGAAGCGCCTCAACGACGAGGGCAAGAAGGACAGCTAG